GGCGATTGCTTACCGAAACGCCCGTAATCAGATCGACCGTACCTAGGCTGCTCTGGTATTGCATTGGCAACGGACGACCATCGGCTTTTAGGTTGCTGTTGCTCAAGGGCAGTTTTGTGCCCAGAGTGAGCGACGTTGCCCATTTGGCTTGCGTTGGCAATGTGTATGTACCCGACAGGAAAATGTCGCCTGGTCCGGCTGCACTTCCTAAGTTTCCACTAGCATAATTGGCTGTTAATTTTGCCTGAACGGCCCACCTGGCCGACAACTGATTGTCGTATTGAAGGCCTGGTGCAAAAACCAGTACCGCTTCGTCCCCCAATCCAACAGGAAGCAGGAGACTGATTTTCTGGCCTTTCGTATCGCCCGTCGCGTGTTGTTTAAGTGCGCCAATGGTGCAAAAGCCAGCGTCGCTGCACCCCTGTGCCAGAGTAGTTAACTGGCTGGCGAAAAGCAGGAATATCGTTAGAAAAGAAGTCAGGCAGTTAGTCATCAGCTTTTTAGAAAAATAGGTAGTGAAGGTATTTATTACTCCAGATTATTTCAGTTCGGCATTCCCGAAATGCACAGAAAATCGCTTACACCAGATCAGCACATAACGCTGTTGGCTTAGTGTTATAGTTGACGGTACATCTACAAAAAAGTTGCCAGTGGCTGTCAGCAAACTCACTTCCGTAAAGGTGCTGGCTTGCGTATCGTTGGCTAAATAAATGCGCAGATCAGGCCCGGTGTCGCTCCTGAAATTCTCGAAAACGAGCGTCTGTTTGCCGTTTCGCCCATACAGGCGTACCCGGCCGCTCACGGTATGAACGCCGTTCTGAAAGTTGCCAGAGGCCAGTAGCTTCTGGCCGGTTGAGTCAAAAACCTGCACGGGGTCAACTGTACTGACAGGCATCCCCAAACTCCCCAGCGGAACCAGGTCTTTGTCTTTTACGCATCCACCGATTCCCAGAACCAGCAATGTATACAAGAAACTGACAGACAGAAGAGATTTCATAACTACCAATTTATGGGTTAATGGACTCATGAAGCCAGGCATAACTTTCCCGGAAGAAAGCGTCAATACGGTCGTGGGTAGGAGTGCCCGAAATAGATAACAAGGCACCTTGCCAGTCGGCTCCTGTGCGCCATTCCCCTGCCGACAGCGTAGACGCATTCAGGAAGTTAATAGGCTGGGTTCTATTGTAGCCAGACAGATAGAAATAAGGTTCAGAACAGATCGAATCCGCTATCGCATAGCCTGCCCAGATAGCCGCCCGTTCGTGTTGCTGCGCATCGGTCAGGCTGTAATAAACGCCCGTATCGAAGTGGTGGGGCCAGATTCGGATTTCGCTTTGCTGGTCACTCCACTGGTTCAAGGTTTGCAGGGATTCATTGGCTACAGTGCGCCAGTGGTTCCACTCGCTCAGCGCCGATGGTCGCTGATACACCGCATCGGGTGCAACGGGTTCGTGATCGAGATGGTAGTTCAGGGGCCGAATTGCCGAAATTTCCCAGGAGCGCATTTGATCGTTCCACCACATCAGGGCATCGGCAGGTGTTTTGCCTTCTGGCGAAAACAGGCCCAAAACCCGGTTCTGTCCATCAACAAATTGAACTGTAAACGCTTCGGTATCAATTACCAGCCGGAGGTGCTGACCCGCCTGGTCGAATGCCCGCCCTTCGAGCCAGTGCAACACAGGATTCCAGGCCATATTAGTCTGGCTATCGTCTGTCTGGAGGGGCAGCCACTGCATACCAGTCAGGGCGATCAATTGTGCCAAACTATGCAGCGTCTTATCGGTTTGATTTAGGTCATCCATCTGAAAATGAGGAGTTAATAAATTGGTAATGGACAACGGATAGTGAAATAGCCCTTACTTATTGTTCATTATCCATTGTCCATTATCCATTTACTGATTGTCTTCCTGTTTCAATTTGCCTTTCATGGCATGGCGTAGCTTTTCGATCTTCGGCAGCGAAACGTGCTGAATATAAGGCTGGTTTGGGTGCAGCTTGCAGTAGTTCTGATGGTAGTTTTCGGCCGGATAGAATACGCTGAACGGCAACATCTCCGTGACGACCGGATTGGCGTAATGCTTCGACGTATTGACCCGCTGAATGGCGGCCATGATCTCCTGCTTTTCGGACGGAGTCCGGTAAAACGCTACCGACCGATAATCGCGCCCAACGTCGGGGCCCTGCCGGTTCAACGTGGTCGGATCGTGTCCGGCGAAGAACGCATCGAGCAGTTCCCGATAGCTAATCACGTTCGGATCGTAATACACCTGCACCGACTCGGCATGCCCCGTTTCGTCGGTACCCACCTCCTGATACGTTGGGTTGGGAACATTGCCTCCCGAATATCCGGAAATAACCTCCCGAACACCTTTAAGCTGGTCGAAGCCTTCTTCCTGCGCCCAGAAGCAGCCGCCTGCAAAGGTAGCAACTGCTTCGCCGGGTTTCAGCTTCGGTAAGCGGGCGGGTGTCGTGTCTAAGTTCTGGGCCTGTGTACAGCTCGTCAACAGCCAGAATCCAAGTATGAAAATCTGAATAAATCGCATGGGTTCCTTTCGTTTACTATTTTTTGACAAATTCCAGCGCCAACCCATTCATACAGTAGCGGAGGCCGGTAGGCGCAGGGCCATCGTCAAAAACGTGACCCAGATGAGCATCGCAAATGGCGCATTGCACTTCGGTCCGAACCATGCCGTGGCTGGTATCGCGAATGTCTTTGATAACATTTTTACGCAATGGGGTGTAGAAACTGGGCCAGCCCGTTCCCGATTCAAACTTGGTATCGGAGCTAAACAACGGCTCGTGGCAGCAAACGCATCGATAAATGCCATGCTCGTGGTTGCTGGCCAGTGGACTACTAAATGGGCGTTCGGTGCCTTGTTTGCGGGTTACAATAAACTGCTCAGGGGTAAGTGCCAGTTTCCACTCGGCTTCCGTCTTTTCGAGTCGGCGCGGAGGCTTTTCGGGATTGGTGTCCTTACCGGATGGGCCTGTGAGCAGCACGGCAAAGGCAGGCGACATGATGAGTAAAAGGCTAGTCAGGCTAGCCAAAACAGTGGATCGATTCATGGTTTTATGCTTGTTAAGAATGTGTGAAACTATTGGATGAACAGAAAATTAGGGTTGCCCACTCCCGTTTCGGCCTTGCTGCGTGTGTTTCCATAGCCGAAAAGCCTGCCGGAAGGTCATGTACGGTATGCCCCGGCGGTGGTTTTCGCGGCTAATCTGGTAGAGTACCCGCCAATGGTGAAACAGCACCCGGTAGCCTTCGCGGAGCGAAAAACCCGGCTGGTAAATATGGGCAGGTTCGGCACCGGCACCGTTCAATTCCAGAATCCGAATGTGGTTACCAGCATACAAATCGGCTACGCTCCGGCACCGTAGATCGTACCGGCCAAAATAGAACCCGTCAATTGGCTGACTGATTCGGTCAAACACCTGCGTCAGCTCAGGGGTGATCAGGTGATTGGCATTCAGGAATTTAGTGCCCCGACAGTGGTTGCCTATCGACTCCAGCGTAATGGTTTCGCCAGCGGCCGGTATGTCGTGGAACCGATGGCCATACTTCCTGATGAGAACCGGCAGTTGAAGAATGGCCCGTTCGTTTTGCCGAATCAGGTTTTCGATGCAGTCATAGCCATTGCCTCGTATGGTCAGAAATTCCTTCTGCACCACCGACGACACAACGCCTTTAGCCTGCCCCGGCATTCGGTAGTAAAACACGCCCAGTTCGAGCGGTTCATCGACATATTCCTGAATCAGAAAATCAATCGGTGTGTTGGCGATGTAGTTCGTCAGGGCTTCACGGCTCTCAATTTTTTCGACCCGCCAGCCCCGCTCACCTACATTCGGTTTGGCAATAACCGGAAACGAAAAACCACGCTCCTGCATCAGATAAAACACCGTTTCGGGGTCGGTTGACGCTGGTACAAACTGCGTAATGGGCATATATACATCGCTGATCCCGGCCAGTATACCCGCTTTGGATTCACCAAACAACCCTCCTGTTTCGATGGACGGATTGGACGCAGAAAAATAAAACAGCGACCTCGCCTTGATCGATTGCCACAAATGGAACATAAAAATGGGGAAATATACCACCTCAAACGGCCAGTATTCCCAGTGGCGCAAACGGATCATAAAAGGAGACGTCTGGCCAAAACGCGTAAGGAGTGCCCATACCGTTGCCGGGAGCGAACGAATTGTCTGAACGAATGAGCTTTCGGAGAGGGGCGCCGAACGGGTGGTGCTAACGGGTTGCATAGATAGGGTCAATAGGAGTCTGGTAAACAGTCGGTTGAGTGAAATCCTCGTAAATCATGTTTAGTTCATCTGCGCCATAAACGACACTAGTCAGGCTGACGGTGAGCATCTCATTCCGGCGATTCATGCGGAGGTTATTCTCGGCATCGCCAGTACCACCAACCTGATGAAAACGCCGGATAGCTTCTACCGAATAGTCGGGGTGTTGTTGGCACCATTCCCGAAACCAGCCTTCGCGTTGCCGGATAACCTCGGGTGTATACAGCGTAGCCGACGACCAGATGTAAGGCTGGCCTGGATCTTTTTCAGCCACAAAAAGCCGATTGCCATTCCAGCGAAGCTCTATCAATCGGCCTTCTTCAGCGATTAGGAGTGTCAAGGGTTCCAGCCCTGTGAAATCGTAGGTGCCAATAAATGCTTCAACAGATGGATACGTAAACACATGTAAAGGTACCAGACCACGACTATGCCGATAGGGTGGTGCTGACCGATGGGCCGTGAAAGCACCATTGAGTAAACACACGGTTACCGGGGATTCAGCGTCCCGGAAGCCTGACGCCATCCAGGTGCCTTGTCCCTGCGGATCCTGCGGAAAGGTGATTGCAACCCCGCCG
This window of the Spirosoma aerolatum genome carries:
- the msrA gene encoding peptide-methionine (S)-S-oxide reductase MsrA, with amino-acid sequence MRFIQIFILGFWLLTSCTQAQNLDTTPARLPKLKPGEAVATFAGGCFWAQEEGFDQLKGVREVISGYSGGNVPNPTYQEVGTDETGHAESVQVYYDPNVISYRELLDAFFAGHDPTTLNRQGPDVGRDYRSVAFYRTPSEKQEIMAAIQRVNTSKHYANPVVTEMLPFSVFYPAENYHQNYCKLHPNQPYIQHVSLPKIEKLRHAMKGKLKQEDNQ
- the msrB gene encoding peptide-methionine (R)-S-oxide reductase MsrB, which translates into the protein MNRSTVLASLTSLLLIMSPAFAVLLTGPSGKDTNPEKPPRRLEKTEAEWKLALTPEQFIVTRKQGTERPFSSPLASNHEHGIYRCVCCHEPLFSSDTKFESGTGWPSFYTPLRKNVIKDIRDTSHGMVRTEVQCAICDAHLGHVFDDGPAPTGLRYCMNGLALEFVKK
- a CDS encoding DM13 domain-containing protein codes for the protein MKSLLSVSFLYTLLVLGIGGCVKDKDLVPLGSLGMPVSTVDPVQVFDSTGQKLLASGNFQNGVHTVSGRVRLYGRNGKQTLVFENFRSDTGPDLRIYLANDTQASTFTEVSLLTATGNFFVDVPSTITLSQQRYVLIWCKRFSVHFGNAELK
- a CDS encoding ATP-grasp domain-containing protein, whose protein sequence is MQPVSTTRSAPLSESSFVQTIRSLPATVWALLTRFGQTSPFMIRLRHWEYWPFEVVYFPIFMFHLWQSIKARSLFYFSASNPSIETGGLFGESKAGILAGISDVYMPITQFVPASTDPETVFYLMQERGFSFPVIAKPNVGERGWRVEKIESREALTNYIANTPIDFLIQEYVDEPLELGVFYYRMPGQAKGVVSSVVQKEFLTIRGNGYDCIENLIRQNERAILQLPVLIRKYGHRFHDIPAAGETITLESIGNHCRGTKFLNANHLITPELTQVFDRISQPIDGFYFGRYDLRCRSVADLYAGNHIRILELNGAGAEPAHIYQPGFSLREGYRVLFHHWRVLYQISRENHRRGIPYMTFRQAFRLWKHTQQGRNGSGQP